A stretch of Mycobacteriales bacterium DNA encodes these proteins:
- the tyrS gene encoding tyrosine--tRNA ligase: MTGLLDDLAWRGLIAQSTDLEALRAELAAGPVTLYCGFDPTAPSLHIGSLAQILPLRRFQLAGHRPIALVGGATGLVGDPSGKAAERALADAEVVASWVERLRAQIEPYLDFGGATAARIVNNLDWTASLTAIEFLRDLGKHFSVNRMLGKESVSARLETAGISFTEFSYQVLQSYDYLELYRRHGCRLQTGGSDQWGNITAGVDLIRRVEGGSVHALTTPLVTKADGTKFGKTETGTIWLDPSMTSPYAFYQFWVNADDRDVVDYLKAFTFAPAAEIETLAAAVVERPAAREAQRRLAEQVTTLVHGAAECAQAVAASHALFGAGELSGLDAGTLAAALAETVTVEVGDPLPTVIDLLVASGLAPSRSAARRTVAEGGAYLNNARVTDPEAALTEADLLHGRWAVLRRGRREVAGVARGGG; the protein is encoded by the coding sequence GTGACCGGCCTGCTGGACGACCTGGCGTGGCGGGGACTGATCGCCCAGTCCACCGACCTCGAAGCCCTCCGCGCCGAGCTGGCCGCGGGACCGGTCACCCTCTACTGCGGTTTCGACCCGACTGCCCCCAGCCTGCACATCGGCAGCCTGGCCCAGATCCTGCCGCTGCGGCGGTTCCAGCTCGCCGGGCACCGGCCGATCGCGCTCGTCGGAGGAGCCACCGGGCTGGTCGGTGACCCGTCGGGGAAGGCAGCGGAACGGGCCCTCGCCGATGCCGAGGTCGTGGCGTCCTGGGTGGAGCGGCTGCGGGCGCAGATCGAGCCGTACCTCGATTTCGGCGGCGCTACCGCGGCCCGGATCGTGAACAACCTCGACTGGACCGCTTCGCTCACGGCGATCGAGTTTCTCCGTGACCTCGGCAAGCATTTCTCGGTCAACCGGATGCTCGGCAAGGAGTCGGTGAGCGCCCGGTTGGAAACCGCCGGGATCAGCTTCACCGAATTCAGCTACCAGGTGCTCCAGTCCTACGACTACCTGGAGCTCTACCGCCGGCATGGCTGCCGGCTGCAGACCGGCGGGTCGGATCAGTGGGGCAACATCACCGCCGGCGTCGACCTGATCCGCCGGGTCGAGGGCGGCTCGGTGCACGCGTTGACGACGCCGCTGGTTACCAAGGCCGACGGGACGAAATTCGGCAAGACCGAGACCGGGACGATCTGGCTCGACCCGTCGATGACCAGCCCGTATGCCTTCTACCAGTTCTGGGTGAACGCGGATGACCGCGACGTCGTCGATTACCTCAAGGCCTTCACCTTCGCCCCGGCGGCCGAGATCGAGACCCTGGCCGCAGCCGTGGTCGAGCGGCCGGCCGCCCGGGAGGCGCAGCGCAGGCTCGCCGAGCAGGTCACGACGCTCGTGCACGGGGCGGCCGAGTGCGCCCAGGCGGTAGCCGCGAGCCACGCCCTGTTCGGGGCGGGGGAGCTGTCCGGACTCGACGCCGGCACCCTGGCCGCCGCCCTGGCCGAAACGGTGACCGTCGAGGTCGGGGACCCGCTGCCGACGGTGATCGACCTCCTGGTCGCGAGCGGGCTCGCCCCGAGCCGCTCGGCTGCCCGGCGCACGGTGGCCGAGGGCGGGGCGTACCTCAACAATGCCCGGGTGACCGACCCGGAGGCGGCGCTCACCGAGGCCGACCTGCTGCACGGCCGGTGGGCGGTCCTGCGCCGCGGTCGGCGGGAGGTCGCGGGCGTGGCCCGGGGCGGCGGTTGA
- a CDS encoding DNA-3-methyladenine glycosylase, translated as MPAAFYERDVRTVARGLLGAWVASGEGDGLVELQLTEVEAYAGETDPGSHAYRGRTRRNATMFGPPGRAYVYFTYGMHWCANLVCAPEGTARAVLLRAGAVGRGIELARARRERGVAIRDRDLARGPARLTVALGVTGTLDGVDVTDPGSPLRVLAGTRVPRARVAVGPRVGVRGAGAPTPWRFSILGDPTVSGYRPG; from the coding sequence TTGCCGGCCGCGTTCTACGAGCGCGATGTCCGGACCGTCGCCCGGGGACTGCTCGGCGCCTGGGTGGCTTCGGGGGAGGGCGACGGGCTCGTTGAGCTGCAACTGACCGAAGTCGAGGCATACGCCGGCGAGACCGACCCCGGTTCGCACGCGTATCGCGGGCGGACCAGGCGAAACGCGACGATGTTCGGTCCGCCCGGCCGGGCGTACGTGTACTTCACCTACGGGATGCACTGGTGCGCGAACCTGGTGTGCGCGCCGGAGGGGACCGCCCGGGCGGTCCTGCTGCGCGCCGGTGCGGTGGGCCGGGGGATCGAACTTGCCCGCGCCCGTCGCGAGCGGGGTGTTGCGATCAGGGATCGGGATCTCGCCCGCGGGCCGGCCCGGTTGACCGTCGCCCTGGGCGTCACCGGCACCCTGGACGGGGTGGACGTGACCGACCCCGGCTCGCCGCTGCGGGTGCTCGCCGGGACCCGGGTGCCGCGGGCGCGGGTGGCCGTCGGGCCCCGAGTCGGGGTGCGCGGCGCCGGCGCACCGACCCCGTGGCGCTTCTCGATCCTCGGCGACCCGACGGTGAGCGGGTATCGACCGGGCTGA
- the argH gene encoding argininosuccinate lyase: protein MSPTPPPTRLWGGRFSSGPAQALARLSVSVHFDWRLAPYDLAASRAHAKVLGSAGLLSGDELPRMLAALDDLGQAVQSGAFRPTAEDEDVHTALERGLLERLGALGGKLRAGRSRNDQVATDLRLYLRDHARSVAARLADVEGALLAQADEHADLPAPGMTHLQHAQPVLFAHHLAAHVHAFARDVDRLVDWDVRAAVSPLGAGALAGSSLPLDPAAVAAELGFASAAANSIDAVSDRDFAAEFLFVAALIGVHLSRLGEEIVLWSSREFGWVELDDAFATGSSIMPQKKNPDVAELARGKAGRLIGNLTGLLATLKGLPLAYDRDLQEDKEPVFDAVDTLLVLLPAVAGMVATMRVDEQRLAAAAPAGFSLATDIAEYLVRHGVAFREAHEAVGHLVVWCTAHDCDLGDVSDADLAGISPHLGPEVRSVLSVEGALAARSTAGGTAPARVREQLAALRPVVASHVAWAEGR from the coding sequence GTGAGCCCCACCCCGCCGCCGACCCGCCTGTGGGGGGGTCGGTTCTCCTCCGGTCCGGCCCAAGCGCTGGCGCGGCTCTCGGTGTCGGTGCACTTCGACTGGCGGCTGGCGCCGTACGACCTGGCCGCCTCGCGGGCGCATGCGAAGGTGCTCGGGTCCGCCGGGCTGCTCTCCGGCGACGAGCTGCCCCGGATGCTCGCCGCCCTGGACGATCTCGGCCAGGCGGTGCAGAGCGGCGCGTTCCGGCCGACCGCCGAGGACGAGGACGTGCACACGGCGCTGGAGCGCGGGCTGCTCGAACGGCTGGGCGCGCTGGGCGGCAAGTTGCGGGCCGGCCGCAGCCGCAACGACCAGGTCGCGACGGACCTGCGCCTCTACCTGCGCGATCACGCCCGTTCGGTCGCCGCGCGCCTCGCCGACGTCGAGGGCGCGTTGCTCGCCCAGGCCGACGAGCACGCCGATCTGCCGGCACCGGGGATGACCCACCTGCAACACGCGCAGCCGGTGTTGTTCGCGCATCACCTCGCAGCGCACGTGCACGCCTTCGCGCGCGACGTGGACCGGCTCGTCGACTGGGACGTCCGGGCGGCGGTGAGCCCGTTGGGGGCGGGGGCGCTGGCCGGGTCGTCGCTCCCGCTCGATCCGGCCGCGGTCGCGGCCGAGCTCGGATTCGCGTCGGCCGCGGCGAACTCGATCGATGCCGTCTCGGACCGCGACTTCGCGGCCGAGTTCCTTTTCGTGGCGGCGCTGATCGGGGTCCACCTGTCCCGGCTCGGCGAGGAGATCGTCCTGTGGTCGAGCCGGGAGTTCGGCTGGGTCGAGCTCGACGACGCCTTCGCCACCGGGTCCTCGATCATGCCGCAGAAGAAGAACCCGGACGTCGCGGAGCTGGCGCGCGGGAAGGCCGGGCGGCTGATCGGGAACCTCACCGGTCTGCTGGCCACCCTCAAGGGGCTACCGCTCGCCTACGACCGCGATCTCCAGGAAGACAAGGAGCCGGTATTCGACGCCGTCGACACCCTGCTCGTGTTGCTGCCGGCGGTCGCCGGGATGGTGGCGACGATGCGCGTCGACGAGCAGCGGCTGGCGGCCGCCGCCCCGGCCGGGTTCTCGCTGGCCACCGACATCGCCGAGTACCTGGTTCGGCACGGGGTCGCGTTCCGGGAGGCACACGAGGCCGTCGGACACCTCGTCGTGTGGTGCACGGCCCACGACTGCGATCTCGGCGACGTCTCCGATGCGGACCTGGCGGGGATCAGCCCGCACCTGGGTCCGGAGGTGCGCAGCGTCCTGTCGGTCGAGGGTGCGCTGGCCGCGCGGTCCACCGCCGGCGGCACCGCACCGGCTCGGGTCCGCGAGCAACTGGCCGCGTTGCGTCCGGTCGTCGCCTCCCACGTCGCATGGGCGGAGGGCCGATAG
- a CDS encoding argininosuccinate synthase, which produces MSDRIVLAYSGGLDTSVAIGWIARESGAEVIAVAVDVGQGGEDLTVIRQRALDCGAVEAVVADARDSYADGYCLPALRANALYMDRYPLLSALSRPLIVTHLVAAAREFGASTVAHGCTGKGNDQVRFEVGLGALAPDLAVLAPVRDSGMTRDKAIAFAEERGLPIDVSKKSPYSIDQNVWGRAIETGFLEDPWNPPIEDLYSYTADPAVTRRADEVVIGFDDGVPTRLDGRPVSMLEAISELNARAGAQGIGRIDLVEDRLVGIKSREIYECPGAIALITAHQELESCTVERDLARFKRAVEQRWTELVYDGLWFSPLKRALDEFIASASRHVTGEIRLVLHAGRATVTGRRGDASLYDYNLATYDAEDEFDQSLARGFVELWGLPSKIAARRDQRLAR; this is translated from the coding sequence ATGTCCGACCGGATTGTTCTGGCCTACTCCGGTGGTCTGGACACGTCCGTGGCGATCGGCTGGATCGCGCGGGAGTCCGGTGCCGAGGTCATCGCGGTAGCGGTCGACGTCGGGCAGGGCGGCGAGGACCTGACCGTGATCCGGCAACGCGCGCTCGATTGCGGCGCCGTCGAGGCGGTGGTCGCGGACGCCCGGGACTCCTACGCCGACGGCTACTGCCTGCCGGCGCTGCGGGCGAATGCGCTCTACATGGACCGCTACCCGCTGCTCTCCGCGCTGTCCCGGCCCCTCATCGTCACGCACCTGGTCGCCGCGGCCCGGGAGTTCGGGGCGTCGACGGTCGCGCACGGCTGCACCGGCAAGGGCAACGACCAGGTCCGGTTCGAGGTCGGGCTCGGCGCGCTGGCGCCGGACCTTGCGGTACTGGCCCCGGTTCGGGACTCGGGGATGACCCGGGACAAGGCGATCGCATTCGCCGAGGAGCGCGGGCTGCCCATCGACGTGTCGAAGAAGTCCCCTTACTCGATCGACCAGAACGTCTGGGGCCGGGCGATCGAGACCGGCTTCCTCGAGGACCCGTGGAACCCGCCGATCGAGGATCTCTACTCCTACACCGCCGACCCGGCGGTCACGCGGCGCGCCGACGAGGTCGTCATCGGCTTCGACGACGGCGTGCCGACCCGACTCGACGGCCGACCCGTGTCCATGCTGGAGGCGATCTCCGAGCTGAACGCCCGGGCCGGGGCGCAGGGGATCGGTCGGATCGACCTGGTCGAGGACCGGCTGGTGGGGATCAAGAGCCGGGAGATCTACGAGTGCCCCGGTGCGATCGCGCTGATCACCGCCCACCAGGAGCTCGAGAGCTGCACCGTCGAGCGCGACCTCGCCCGCTTCAAGCGCGCCGTCGAACAGCGCTGGACCGAGCTGGTCTACGACGGTTTGTGGTTCTCCCCACTCAAGCGGGCGCTCGACGAGTTCATCGCCAGCGCATCCCGGCACGTCACCGGGGAAATCCGCCTCGTGCTGCACGCCGGCCGGGCGACGGTTACCGGCCGGCGCGGCGACGCCAGCCTCTACGACTACAACCTGGCGACCTACGACGCCGAGGACGAGTTCGACCAGTCGCTGGCCCGGGGTTTCGTGGAGCTGTGGGGCCTGCCGAGCAAGATCGCGGCTCGACGGGATCAGCGGCTCGCCCGGTGA
- a CDS encoding arginine repressor has protein sequence MTVVAPSTKTARQARIAELLARGPVRSQSELARLLAEAGFAVTQATLSRDLEELGAVKLRRAGPGTAYALPGDPARPAGPDGRLGRILEDLLVATDASANLAVLRTPPGGAHLLASAVDRAGLPDVIGTVAGDDTVLVVTRGSRGGAALAGRLRQLAEAGSKGVNA, from the coding sequence ATGACGGTCGTCGCGCCTTCGACCAAGACCGCGCGCCAGGCCCGGATCGCCGAGCTGCTCGCGCGGGGGCCGGTCCGCTCGCAGTCCGAACTGGCCCGGCTGCTCGCGGAGGCCGGGTTCGCGGTCACCCAGGCGACCCTGAGCCGGGACCTCGAGGAGCTGGGGGCGGTGAAGCTTCGCCGCGCCGGCCCGGGGACCGCATACGCGTTGCCGGGCGATCCGGCCAGGCCGGCCGGTCCGGATGGCCGCCTCGGCCGGATTCTCGAGGACCTGCTGGTCGCAACCGACGCCTCGGCCAACCTCGCGGTCCTGCGCACGCCGCCGGGCGGGGCGCACCTGCTCGCGTCCGCCGTCGACCGGGCGGGGCTACCCGACGTCATCGGCACGGTTGCGGGCGACGACACCGTCCTCGTCGTGACCCGGGGGAGCCGCGGCGGGGCGGCCCTGGCCGGCCGGTTGCGCCAGCTCGCCGAGGCGGGCAGCAAAGGGGTGAACGCCTGA
- the argF gene encoding ornithine carbamoyltransferase: MVRHFLVDDDLAPAELELVLDDAERRAKDRFADSPLAGPRSVAVIFEKPSTRTRLSFEAGIAELGGHAIVIDARSTQLGRSETIEDTARVLSRYVAAIVIRTFGQDRIEALAGASSVPVVNALTDYAHPCQALADLLTIRQRRGGLAGQVLSYLGDGNNVAHSLLLAGAAAGMHVRIATPPGHEPTGPVVRRAGDIAERTGGSVALTDDPLAASAGADVLYTDVWASMGQEESAQSRVSLFRPYQLDARAVGAAKPDVLVLHCLPAHRGEEIASDVIDGPHSAVFDQAENRLHAQKALLAFLLERSGTP, from the coding sequence ATGGTCCGCCACTTCCTCGTCGACGACGACCTCGCCCCTGCGGAGCTGGAGCTGGTGCTCGACGACGCCGAACGCCGGGCCAAGGACCGGTTCGCCGACTCTCCGCTGGCCGGCCCCCGGTCGGTCGCGGTGATCTTCGAGAAGCCGTCCACCCGGACCCGGCTCTCGTTCGAGGCCGGCATCGCCGAGCTCGGTGGCCATGCGATCGTCATCGACGCTCGCAGCACCCAACTCGGTCGGAGCGAGACCATCGAGGACACCGCCCGGGTGCTCTCCCGGTACGTGGCGGCGATCGTCATCCGGACCTTCGGCCAGGACCGCATCGAGGCGCTGGCCGGCGCGAGCAGCGTGCCCGTGGTGAACGCGCTCACCGACTACGCCCATCCGTGCCAGGCCCTCGCCGACCTGCTGACCATCCGGCAACGTCGGGGCGGACTCGCGGGGCAGGTGCTGAGCTATCTCGGGGACGGGAACAACGTCGCCCACTCGCTGCTGCTCGCCGGGGCGGCCGCGGGGATGCACGTGCGGATCGCGACCCCGCCCGGCCACGAGCCCACCGGCCCGGTCGTCCGCCGGGCCGGCGACATCGCGGAACGCACCGGCGGCTCGGTGGCGCTCACCGACGACCCGCTGGCCGCATCCGCCGGTGCGGACGTGCTCTACACCGACGTCTGGGCCTCGATGGGTCAGGAGGAGTCGGCGCAGAGCCGGGTCTCGCTGTTCCGCCCGTACCAGCTCGACGCGCGCGCGGTCGGAGCGGCGAAACCGGACGTCCTCGTCCTGCACTGCCTGCCGGCCCACCGCGGTGAGGAGATCGCCTCCGACGTGATCGACGGCCCGCACAGTGCCGTGTTCGACCAGGCCGAGAATCGGCTGCACGCACAGAAGGCGCTGCTTGCGTTCCTCCTCGAGCGCAGCGGGACGCCATGA
- a CDS encoding response regulator — MTNPRILVVEDDPSVRGLLQTLLSAEGYDVATASDGLAGLVKASSQRPALILLDLMMPDLGGIRVLEELHGDPALADVPVVVVTGKVEAIPDLQTVLGADSVFAKPFGVAELLARVREITGGPVPADGGR, encoded by the coding sequence GTGACCAACCCCCGCATCCTCGTTGTCGAGGACGACCCCAGCGTCCGTGGCCTGCTCCAGACACTGCTGTCCGCCGAGGGATACGACGTGGCTACCGCGTCCGACGGCCTGGCCGGTCTGGTCAAGGCCAGCAGCCAGCGGCCGGCCCTGATCCTGCTCGACCTGATGATGCCCGACCTCGGCGGGATCCGGGTGCTCGAGGAGCTGCATGGCGACCCGGCGCTCGCGGACGTCCCGGTCGTCGTGGTCACCGGAAAGGTCGAGGCGATCCCCGATCTGCAGACCGTGCTCGGCGCGGACAGCGTCTTCGCAAAGCCGTTCGGCGTCGCCGAACTGCTCGCCCGGGTCCGCGAGATAACCGGCGGTCCGGTCCCCGCGGATGGAGGTCGCTGA
- a CDS encoding acetylornithine transaminase, translating into MMRNYGTPVLTLTRGEGSYVWDDADRRYLDLIAGIAVSSLGHAHPAIVEAVSSQVGRIAHTSNLFANQPALDLAERLVQLIAIPGTRIFFSNDGTTANEAAIKIARRMAGPDRPRFVAAERGFHGRSLGALALTGKAAIREPFGPFGLDVTFVPYGDPVALENAVDERVAAVVLEPTQGEAGVVPPPEGYLAAARAVCDASGALLVVDEIQSGIGRTGFWFAHQAEGVVPDIVTLAKGLGGGLPIGACLAAGPAAEALRRGDHGSTFGGNPVACAAALAVLDTIVADRLLEHVRTVGAGWRRALTTVEGPGFNGVRGRGLWLALELDDGAAPAVEAAARSAGFLVNAVAPGAIRLAPPLVVTADQLATFTDALPAVLTAAHRGD; encoded by the coding sequence ATGATGCGCAACTACGGCACCCCCGTGCTCACCTTGACCCGGGGCGAGGGCTCGTATGTGTGGGACGACGCCGACCGTCGCTACCTGGACCTGATCGCCGGGATCGCGGTCTCTTCGCTCGGTCATGCCCACCCGGCGATCGTCGAGGCGGTGAGTAGCCAGGTCGGCCGGATCGCGCACACCTCCAACCTGTTCGCCAACCAGCCGGCGCTGGACCTAGCCGAGCGTCTCGTGCAGTTGATCGCCATCCCCGGCACACGAATCTTTTTCTCTAACGACGGCACCACCGCCAACGAGGCGGCGATCAAAATTGCCCGCCGGATGGCGGGGCCGGATCGCCCCCGCTTCGTCGCCGCCGAACGCGGGTTCCACGGTCGGTCGCTCGGGGCGCTCGCGTTGACCGGTAAAGCCGCCATCCGGGAACCGTTCGGACCGTTCGGTCTAGACGTCACCTTCGTGCCCTACGGCGACCCGGTCGCCCTCGAGAACGCGGTCGACGAGCGGGTTGCCGCCGTCGTCCTCGAGCCGACCCAGGGGGAGGCGGGGGTGGTCCCGCCGCCGGAGGGCTACCTGGCGGCGGCCCGCGCGGTGTGCGACGCGAGTGGTGCCCTGCTGGTGGTCGACGAGATCCAGAGCGGGATCGGCCGGACCGGCTTCTGGTTCGCCCACCAGGCGGAGGGGGTCGTCCCCGACATCGTCACACTTGCCAAGGGGCTCGGTGGCGGTCTGCCGATCGGGGCCTGCCTGGCCGCCGGTCCGGCGGCCGAGGCGCTCCGCCGCGGTGACCATGGGTCGACGTTCGGCGGCAACCCGGTGGCCTGCGCGGCTGCGCTCGCGGTGCTCGACACGATCGTCGCCGACCGTCTGCTCGAACACGTTCGTACGGTCGGTGCCGGCTGGCGACGGGCCCTGACCACGGTCGAGGGGCCGGGCTTCAACGGGGTCCGGGGACGCGGACTGTGGCTGGCGCTCGAGCTGGACGACGGGGCCGCCCCGGCCGTGGAGGCCGCTGCCCGATCGGCTGGTTTCCTGGTCAACGCGGTGGCTCCGGGAGCGATTCGGCTGGCGCCGCCGCTCGTAGTGACCGCCGATCAGCTCGCCACGTTCACCGACGCGCTACCCGCTGTGCTGACCGCCGCGCATCGGGGCGATTAG
- the argB gene encoding acetylglutamate kinase, with protein MTAATALDKAATLVEALPWLARFHGRTVVVKYGGHAMTDATLRAAFAEDIVFLRYAGIRPVIVHGGGPQISAALERHGVPSEFIAGLRVTTPEAMQVVRMVLVGQVGRELVGLVNAHGPFAIGLSGEDANLFTAARRGAVVDGVPVDLGQVGDIVDVDPGAIVALLDDGRIPVVASVARGRDGELFNVNADTAAAALAAALAAEKFVVLTDVEGLYAEWPATDEVVSSLTAAELEQRLPQLADGMLPKMTACLAAVRGGVPRAHVLDGRVPHALLLEVFTDSGVGTMVTP; from the coding sequence GTGACCGCCGCCACCGCGCTCGACAAGGCGGCGACCCTGGTCGAAGCGCTGCCCTGGCTGGCCCGGTTCCACGGTCGCACGGTCGTCGTGAAATACGGCGGCCACGCGATGACCGACGCCACGCTGCGGGCCGCGTTCGCCGAGGACATCGTCTTCCTCCGTTACGCCGGTATCCGACCGGTCATCGTGCACGGCGGCGGCCCGCAGATCAGCGCGGCGCTGGAGCGCCATGGTGTCCCCAGCGAATTCATCGCCGGGCTGCGGGTGACGACCCCGGAGGCGATGCAGGTCGTGCGGATGGTGCTCGTCGGTCAGGTCGGGCGGGAACTGGTCGGACTGGTCAACGCGCACGGTCCGTTCGCGATCGGCCTGTCCGGCGAGGACGCCAACCTGTTCACCGCCGCGCGGCGCGGTGCCGTCGTGGACGGTGTGCCGGTCGACCTCGGTCAGGTTGGGGACATCGTCGACGTCGACCCGGGGGCGATCGTCGCGTTGCTCGACGACGGCCGGATACCGGTCGTCGCCAGTGTCGCCCGGGGCCGCGACGGTGAGTTGTTCAACGTCAATGCCGACACCGCGGCCGCCGCGCTGGCCGCCGCGCTGGCCGCCGAAAAGTTCGTCGTGCTCACCGACGTCGAGGGTCTCTACGCCGAGTGGCCGGCGACCGACGAGGTCGTCAGCTCGCTCACCGCCGCGGAGCTCGAACAGCGGCTTCCGCAACTTGCCGATGGCATGCTGCCGAAGATGACCGCCTGCCTCGCGGCGGTGCGGGGCGGCGTGCCCCGGGCGCATGTCCTGGACGGTCGGGTCCCGCATGCCCTGCTGCTGGAGGTCTTCACCGACTCCGGGGTCGGCACGATGGTGACACCGTGA
- the argJ gene encoding bifunctional glutamate N-acetyltransferase/amino-acid acetyltransferase ArgJ: MGLRSRAVSVTAARGFRTAGVAAGLKSSGGLDLAIVVNDGPMHSAAGVFTTNRFPAAPVLWSRQVLSAGVVRAVLLNAGGANACTGPDGFRDAHRSAEAVGAGLYVSPAEVALCSTGLIGERLPLDLLLGGVADAVAGLSADPARADDAANAIRTTDTVAKQAVATGSAFTVGGMAKGAGMLAPELATMLVVLTTDASADPATLDRVLRAATAKSFDRIDSDGCMSTNDTVLLLASGASGATPDAAELAETVARVCADLAAQLVADAEGASKEVLVEVVGAASEPEAVDVARTVARSNLLKCALHGEDANWGRVLAAVGTTTAAFEPDAVDVAINGVWVARSGAAGAPRSMVDLSGRRVTVTVNLQAGNAAAEIWTTDLTAAYVHENSAYSS; the protein is encoded by the coding sequence ATCGGTCTCCGGAGTCGGGCCGTGAGCGTGACGGCGGCCCGCGGGTTCCGGACGGCGGGTGTCGCCGCCGGGCTGAAGTCCAGCGGAGGACTGGACCTGGCCATCGTCGTCAACGACGGCCCGATGCACTCCGCCGCCGGTGTGTTCACGACCAACCGGTTTCCGGCTGCACCGGTGCTCTGGAGCCGGCAGGTTCTCAGTGCGGGTGTCGTTCGGGCGGTGCTGCTCAACGCCGGCGGCGCGAACGCGTGCACCGGCCCGGACGGATTTCGCGACGCCCATCGCAGCGCCGAGGCGGTAGGGGCCGGGCTCTACGTGTCGCCCGCCGAGGTGGCCCTGTGCTCGACCGGCCTGATCGGGGAGCGGCTGCCGCTCGACCTGCTGCTGGGCGGCGTGGCCGACGCGGTCGCCGGGCTCTCCGCGGACCCGGCCCGCGCGGATGACGCGGCAAACGCGATCCGGACCACGGACACCGTCGCCAAACAGGCGGTCGCCACCGGATCGGCCTTCACGGTCGGCGGAATGGCAAAAGGTGCCGGCATGCTCGCACCCGAGCTGGCGACGATGCTCGTCGTGCTCACCACAGACGCGAGTGCCGATCCGGCCACCCTCGACCGCGTTCTCCGTGCGGCGACCGCGAAGAGCTTCGATCGGATCGACTCCGACGGCTGCATGTCGACGAACGACACGGTGCTTCTTCTGGCGAGCGGGGCGAGCGGGGCGACCCCAGACGCGGCCGAGCTCGCGGAAACCGTCGCCCGGGTGTGCGCCGACCTGGCCGCGCAGTTGGTCGCCGATGCCGAGGGCGCGAGCAAGGAGGTCCTCGTCGAGGTGGTCGGCGCGGCGAGTGAGCCGGAGGCCGTCGACGTCGCCCGTACGGTCGCCCGGAGCAACCTGCTCAAGTGCGCGCTGCATGGGGAAGACGCGAACTGGGGAAGGGTGCTGGCCGCGGTCGGCACGACAACGGCGGCGTTCGAACCGGACGCCGTCGACGTCGCCATCAACGGCGTCTGGGTCGCCAGGTCCGGTGCCGCCGGCGCGCCGCGGTCGATGGTCGACCTGAGCGGGCGCCGGGTGACAGTCACCGTCAACCTCCAGGCCGGGAACGCCGCCGCGGAGATCTGGACCACCGACCTCACCGCCGCGTACGTCCACGAGAATTCGGCGTACTCGTCGTGA
- the argC gene encoding N-acetyl-gamma-glutamyl-phosphate reductase, whose amino-acid sequence MGLTAAVAGASGYAGGELLRLLLAHPQFEIGPLVAAANAGRPVTDLHPNLPELAGRVFAGLDDEILQADVVFLALPAGSSAGVAATIPAGTLVVDIGADHRLADPAAWRRFYAGEHSAAWCYGLPELPGRRLELAGCRRIANPGCYPTAVILALAPLVEAGLVDRADVVVVASSGTTGAGRAPDAGLLASQVIGDLSAYKVGGVHQHIPEISQALGLPTLSFTAVLAPMPRGILATCTARLAAGTRTSTAAARAALVSAYASEPFVHVLPEGSWPHTAATIGSNSAHLQLAVDPDAGRVVVVSAIDNLGKGAAGQAVQNANIALGLPETIGLSVSGVGP is encoded by the coding sequence GTGGGTCTGACAGCCGCGGTTGCCGGCGCAAGTGGGTATGCCGGCGGGGAACTGCTGCGTCTGCTGCTCGCGCACCCGCAGTTCGAGATCGGTCCGCTGGTCGCGGCCGCCAACGCCGGACGGCCGGTCACCGATCTGCACCCGAACCTGCCGGAGCTCGCAGGGCGGGTGTTTGCGGGCCTCGACGACGAAATTCTCCAGGCGGACGTCGTGTTCCTCGCGTTGCCGGCCGGCAGTTCCGCCGGCGTGGCGGCCACGATCCCGGCGGGCACCCTCGTAGTCGACATCGGCGCCGACCACCGGCTCGCCGATCCGGCCGCCTGGCGTCGGTTCTATGCGGGTGAGCACTCGGCGGCCTGGTGCTACGGACTCCCCGAACTGCCGGGTCGGCGACTCGAGCTCGCCGGTTGCCGCCGGATCGCCAACCCGGGGTGCTACCCGACCGCGGTCATCCTCGCGCTGGCGCCGCTCGTCGAGGCCGGTTTGGTCGACCGGGCCGATGTCGTAGTAGTCGCATCCAGCGGGACAACCGGGGCCGGCCGGGCGCCCGACGCGGGACTCCTGGCGAGCCAAGTAATCGGTGACCTCTCCGCGTACAAGGTCGGCGGGGTGCACCAGCACATCCCAGAGATATCCCAGGCGCTCGGCCTGCCGACCCTCTCGTTCACCGCCGTGCTCGCCCCGATGCCACGCGGCATCCTGGCCACCTGCACGGCCCGACTCGCCGCCGGCACCCGGACAAGCACGGCGGCAGCGCGCGCCGCGTTGGTGTCCGCCTACGCGAGTGAACCGTTCGTTCACGTCCTGCCCGAGGGCAGTTGGCCGCACACGGCCGCGACGATCGGCTCGAACTCCGCCCACCTTCAGCTGGCCGTCGACCCAGACGCCGGCCGGGTGGTTGTCGTCTCGGCTATCGACAACCTCGGCAAGGGCGCGGCCGGACAGGCCGTCCAGAACGCCAACATCGCACTGGGCCTGCCAGAGACGATCGGGCTATCGGTCTCCGGAGTCGGGCCGTGA